The Erigeron canadensis isolate Cc75 chromosome 1, C_canadensis_v1, whole genome shotgun sequence genome segment GATGTCCTTCTTGTGAAATGGAACGGTAAAGAAGTCACGGTCCCATTTGATGGAGATTCTGAATGGAAAACCAACACGGGAGTAAGAGATGTAGTGGTCGAGAGGACTGATGACACCAACACCTTGAAAGTCACTATTGGTGGGTTGGTAGAGATTGACATGAAGGCCATTCCAGTGACCAAAGCAGATGACAAAGCTCACAACTACCAGCTACCATCAAGTGACGCTTTTGCCCACTTTGAGTTGCAATTCAAGTTTTCGAATCTTTCAGACGATGTGGAGGGTATCTTGGGGAAAACATACCAACCGGGGTATGTCAGCCCGGTGAAGAGAGGGATAGCTATGCCTATAATGGGTGGGGAAGACAAGTATGAAACTTCATCCCTTACTTCCCCTGTTTGCAAACTATGCAGATTTAAGCCACAAACTGAAATGGCTGATGCTATTGGTATCTCTGAATACTGATCAACTATTGTAATGTTACAATTTCATCTTCTGATTTTCTATTAAATTGTATTAATAATGGAAAGAAAGCCTtccaaatttgattattatcgatataatataattttattctaTAAATAAGAGACATGTTCACGTGTTATTTTTTCATGCACATGAAGCTTCTACTGCTAAACTTTTCACTACACCTATACAAGGATCACCAAATGTAGCAGTCGCAACTCCAACGTTACAAGTCCTTGACCCTATGCAAGCCTGTAATGATTAACACTCGTTAGTTGAAACCGTTCAAATGAAAAGATATACACATAAACATAGTCAAATTTGAAAGAATTGACCTTTTGTATGACTGAAAGGGCGTTGGTACTTCGGCATTTACCATGACTGAAACTTCCACATTTCCCTTGAGGAGTTCCAAAGCTAGCAAATTTGATTGAAGAGATGACTTGATTAGGATGAGGGCACTCGAGCGAAACTCTTGGCTCTGACTTTGACTTTATTCTTGACTTATCTTGACTCCAAGTGTCTACTGGTAGAGGATGAGATTGCGAAACATGTGAACACAAACTTTCCAACTCTTGTGTTGCGAAAGAGATTCTTGTAGGATCCCCTCCTATTTCCTCAAACAAGACCATTACATTCCCACTTGGTTTTAACCATGATCGAGGTACATGGTACCTGCAAGCaagattaatttaattaaaaataagattCGAATGTTAAGAGATATGCTCAATAAAGACTTCACTTACAGCTTTTGCGATGGTTTCCCACAATTCTTGAGGCATTTTGATGAACTATATGAGCCCTTGTAACTACAATCTGAACAACCACTAGTTGGAGCGATATAAGCTGGCCAATAACGCCCGATGCTTTGACCATTGACCCAAGCCTCGCCTTTCCCCATCCCAGTGAAGTCTATCGCTACTGGGTTATCACCCGACGGGGCATCAAAATTGGTCTGTTTCAACATAGTTTTTTGTTTAACACACTAATGCAGAGTACAACATGCAATGGTTCTACAAAAAATCTTGATATTACCTTATACCAAGTCAAAGGTTGGCTTTTAGGTGACCCTGATACCCATAGTGATGAACCACCAGTGTTTAGGCCTAGTGCTTCTCCTTTGAGTCCAATTTGATATGTCCACTGCTTGGATGAAAGGTCAACAGACGACCCATTTGTTAATCCCATGAGTTCCACTGGACCAGTAATGCCTGCACCTGTTTTATCAAAAAATGCACCATAGTTCTGCACAGTGTACACAAAAATCAGATTAATACTGAATATGTTCACTTTGCTatctatattaaattttttaaaaatttacagaAGTAGGACCTGAAGTCCAACAGTCAAACTCAAGATATCAATTTTGTTCTTTCCGGACTTAAGGGTGATGGGGATATCCTTAGATATCTGAGGTTGTGATGCACTCCCAGTTGCACTACCTAAAGGTTAAAAACATTTAAGATTTATCATGACATTTTACAAAAGTTTCAACTTATTGTTTTGACTTGTTTGTACCTTCAAGTTGATCAttaacaaataaatgaaaaacatgACCGAGTGATTTCACATGAAGATTCGTTTGAGATCCATCGTGAAGGAAGGGCTCGTCACCTTTAATGTCAGCTCTGCGAAAAAGTTGTGGCAAAACCTTAAGAGGTGAATAACTTACCATGAACATGATTGACTCCTTTTCAAAAGTACAAATATAGAAAACTCTTGTACCTTAATGAATACCATAAATAATCACTTTGATCGGCTGTGGTATTAATTTGCTCCAATAATCCTGGTCTATTGAATGCATCATCACTCGAGATCCCCACTGGCTCACTAACATAACTCCAGTCAGATGAAATCGCCTCTGAAGCACCTGACTCATCACTAACACTTGTAGTTACAAACTTTCGGATGGTAGACACAGAGTTTATCTGTCAAAGCTCAAGTTTAGAAAGACCTCATATTAAATATGTGTTATAACATAGAGCATAAATATGTATTTTCCTGGAATTCAACTTTAAAGTAAttcatataagtatataacaatGAACTTTAGAATAACTAGGAGTGATCATAAAGTCAAACAAACCTTTGCAGAGTTGAACACTACATTCTTGCAGTCAGGCAAGATGCTAACAGACCAAGCTGGTAAGTGGTAAGAATTGCCATTAAAAGTCACAGTTGCATCATTTTGTGAATCTATATTCGCCAAAAAAGCAGCACATGTTGATGATGTCTTATACACATGAGCCTAATCCCAAAAAAGTTGATGTTAGTGAAGAAAAATGAATCCAGTCACATCTTTAGTTCAAAAGGGATCAAGAAGAAGGGGAATACATATATTTCACCTCTGCATTGTGACCAAGAGAAGTATATTTTGGGTTGGTTGCCACCAACGCCTCTTCACAAAGCTTTATGGCCTTGTGTAATTCATTTAAATGGCCCCACTTAGGTTGTCGAGGCGCTCCTGCACAAAATTCAAATTGATAATGCGAGTATACTTTGGCCCCTAAAAATCAAATGATTGGAAGAAAAATCTGTTTTATCCAAATTCCAAAAattcaaattgatttttttGTCAACAAATCGTAACAATCAGtttcaaaatgaaaattttttaacaC includes the following:
- the LOC122605710 gene encoding beta-galactosidase 8, which encodes MMRVLVFWFLVAVTAVVTAVNVTYDHRALVIDGTRRVLVSGSIHYPRSTPDMWPGLIQKSKEGGLDVIETYVFWNLHEPVKNQYDFEGRKDLVKFVKLVADAGLYVHLRIGPYVCAEWNYGGFPLWLHFIPGIELRTDNEPYKAEMKRFTAKIVGMMKDENLYASQGGPIILSQIENEYGNIDDKYGPAGKSYIKWAASMATSLNTGVPWVMCQQKDAPESVINTCNGFYCDGFTPNSKNKPAMWTENWTGWFLSFGGAVPYRPVEDIAFAVARFYQRGGTFQNYYMYHGGTNFGHSTGGPFIATSYDYDAPLDEYGAPRQPKWGHLNELHKAIKLCEEALVATNPKYTSLGHNAEAHVYKTSSTCAAFLANIDSQNDATVTFNGNSYHLPAWSVSILPDCKNVVFNSAKINSVSTIRKFVTTSVSDESGASEAISSDWSYVSEPVGISSDDAFNRPGLLEQINTTADQSDYLWYSLRADIKGDEPFLHDGSQTNLHVKSLGHVFHLFVNDQLEGSATGSASQPQISKDIPITLKSGKNKIDILSLTVGLQNYGAFFDKTGAGITGPVELMGLTNGSSVDLSSKQWTYQIGLKGEALGLNTGGSSLWVSGSPKSQPLTWYKTNFDAPSGDNPVAIDFTGMGKGEAWVNGQSIGRYWPAYIAPTSGCSDCSYKGSYSSSKCLKNCGKPSQKLYHVPRSWLKPSGNVMVLFEEIGGDPTRISFATQELESLCSHVSQSHPLPVDTWSQDKSRIKSKSEPRVSLECPHPNQVISSIKFASFGTPQGKCGSFSHGKCRSTNALSVIQKACIGSRTCNVGVATATFGDPCIGVVKSLAVEASCA